A DNA window from Pseudarthrobacter sp. W1I19 contains the following coding sequences:
- a CDS encoding GNAT family N-acetyltransferase, protein MAQLVAPNVKLHSSWLEAAAEFAGTRQDGSGTDGWDPDDLKDADGFRRFVDALVSDALPESPRKPGKVPCTYLWIVDGGTFLGSLAIRHELTEYLLNEGGHIGYSVRPSARRRGHAAQALADAIPLAGRLGIPRVLVTCSEDNAGSRATIEKNGGTYEDSRNGKRRYWIGTGR, encoded by the coding sequence ATGGCCCAACTTGTCGCTCCGAACGTAAAACTCCACTCCTCCTGGCTCGAAGCAGCTGCAGAGTTCGCTGGCACCCGGCAGGACGGATCGGGCACGGACGGCTGGGACCCGGATGACCTCAAGGATGCCGATGGATTCCGACGCTTCGTGGACGCCCTTGTCAGCGATGCATTGCCCGAAAGTCCCCGGAAGCCCGGCAAGGTGCCCTGCACCTACCTGTGGATCGTGGACGGCGGAACGTTCCTTGGCTCCCTGGCCATCAGGCATGAACTGACCGAGTACCTCCTCAACGAGGGCGGGCACATCGGCTACAGCGTCAGGCCATCGGCCAGGCGACGCGGCCACGCCGCACAGGCTTTGGCTGACGCCATCCCCCTGGCCGGCCGGCTGGGAATCCCCCGTGTGCTCGTGACCTGCAGCGAGGACAACGCCGGCTCCCGGGCCACCATCGAGAAGAACGGTGGAACCTACGAGGACAGCCGCAACGGCAAGCGCCGCTACTGGATCGGCACCGGGCGCTAA
- the bioB gene encoding biotin synthase BioB encodes MTIQANVPTSPNSASAGNGHQSKGYQILETARRQVLEDGIGLTQAQLEDVLRLPDEALPAALELAHHVRLRHCGEDVEVEGIISIKTGGCPEDCHFCSQSGLFDSPVRGVWLDIPELVKAAKETAATGATEFCIVAAVRGPDIKLMNQIKFAIRRINEEVDINIACSLGMLTQHQVDQLAGWGVHRYNHNLETARSYFPKVVTTHTYEERLETCAMVKDAGMELCCGALIGMGESLEQRAELAAQLAALEPHEVPLNFLNPRPGTPLENQGIMDGKDALRAIAAFRLAMPRTVLRYAGGRELTLGDLGTRDGLLGGINAVIVGNYLTTLGRPATADLNLLVDLNMPIKELQKTL; translated from the coding sequence ATGACGATTCAGGCGAACGTGCCCACCAGCCCGAACTCCGCGAGCGCCGGCAACGGGCACCAAAGCAAGGGCTACCAGATCCTGGAGACCGCCCGCCGGCAGGTTCTGGAGGACGGCATCGGCCTGACTCAAGCCCAGCTCGAAGACGTCCTCCGGCTCCCGGATGAAGCACTTCCCGCCGCACTGGAGCTGGCACACCACGTCCGGCTCCGGCACTGCGGCGAGGACGTGGAGGTGGAAGGCATCATCTCCATCAAGACCGGCGGCTGCCCCGAGGACTGCCACTTCTGCAGCCAGTCCGGCCTGTTCGACTCCCCCGTCCGCGGCGTCTGGCTGGACATCCCGGAACTGGTCAAAGCCGCCAAGGAAACCGCCGCCACCGGAGCCACCGAGTTCTGCATCGTGGCCGCCGTCCGCGGCCCGGACATCAAACTGATGAACCAGATCAAGTTCGCCATCCGCCGCATCAACGAGGAAGTGGACATCAACATCGCCTGTTCGCTGGGCATGCTTACCCAGCATCAGGTGGACCAGCTGGCGGGTTGGGGCGTCCACCGCTACAACCACAACCTCGAAACGGCGCGCAGCTACTTCCCCAAAGTCGTGACCACCCACACATACGAGGAACGGCTGGAAACCTGCGCCATGGTCAAGGACGCCGGCATGGAACTGTGCTGCGGCGCCCTGATCGGCATGGGCGAAAGCCTGGAGCAGCGGGCCGAACTCGCCGCCCAGCTCGCCGCCCTGGAACCCCACGAAGTTCCGCTGAACTTCCTCAACCCCCGCCCCGGAACCCCGCTGGAAAACCAGGGCATCATGGACGGCAAGGACGCCCTCCGTGCCATCGCCGCCTTCCGCCTGGCTATGCCCCGCACCGTCCTCCGGTACGCCGGCGGCCGTGAACTCACCTTGGGGGACCTCGGCACCCGCGACGGCCTGCTCGGCGGCATCAACGCCGTCATCGTGGGCAACTACCTCACCACCCTGGGCCGTCCCGCCACCGCAGACCTGAACCTGCTCGTGGACCTCAACATGCCCATCAAGGAACTCCAGAAGACCCTATGA
- a CDS encoding TetR/AcrR family transcriptional regulator — translation MTSTRVPARQRLLEAADKLFYAEGVHTVGIDRVIEEAGVAKGSLFYNFSGKDELVAAYLAGRDQRRRDRIARYQQGLEDPVEKLLAMFDALQEAVSEPGYKGCAFANANAEALPGSVEAKALRSFRDWLSSMLLALCEEAGFADAAGVSARLGLLYDGAVANSQLDAHTDAVRLAKELASLVLETSPRLS, via the coding sequence ATGACTTCCACCCGAGTCCCGGCCCGGCAGCGCCTCCTCGAGGCTGCAGACAAATTGTTCTATGCCGAGGGCGTCCATACTGTAGGGATCGACCGGGTTATCGAAGAGGCCGGAGTGGCGAAGGGCTCACTCTTCTACAACTTCTCCGGCAAGGACGAGCTTGTGGCCGCCTATCTTGCTGGCCGTGACCAGCGCCGGCGTGACCGGATCGCACGGTACCAGCAAGGCCTGGAAGATCCCGTCGAGAAACTGCTCGCCATGTTTGACGCCCTGCAGGAAGCCGTCAGTGAGCCCGGCTACAAAGGCTGCGCGTTTGCCAATGCAAATGCTGAAGCACTGCCGGGCAGCGTTGAGGCCAAAGCCCTGCGTAGTTTCCGGGACTGGCTCAGCAGTATGCTTCTGGCGCTATGCGAGGAAGCGGGGTTCGCTGATGCTGCCGGGGTTTCGGCCCGCCTCGGCCTGCTCTACGACGGTGCGGTGGCAAATTCGCAGCTCGACGCGCACACGGACGCGGTCCGGTTGGCCAAGGAACTTGCTTCGTTGGTCCTGGAAACCTCACCAAGACTGTCCTGA
- a CDS encoding rhamnogalacturonan acetylesterase translates to MTEHHSQQPSTKPFRKVLAGCLASAALAAGAGLTLSAPAAYAEPSNYRFDFGSGPVEDGYIGVSATDAYSPETRYGFNTPGHMVNVPAKGTGAGSDAVRFLEFGTKSANTFNVDLKEGLYKVSVTLGDTSRASIAAEGVFQEMNLTGNGATASFEIPVTDGQLNLLVTEGKVGTAFTLSALEIEKVSRHPAMDPTIWVGGDSTVASYYPLETSVQGGWGQMLPQFVDPEAFDVRNMATGGQIARGFRNDGQLEAILQYIKPGDLFLLEMGINDTAAKNATTEAEFKEIMRDMVRQVAATGATPVLVTPQGRATDFVDGVHSSVDRWYRHSTVALAEEEGVHLVDLNVLASQYFTGIGPEATLALFMTGDTLHPNRTGATEVARLVAEDLARQGL, encoded by the coding sequence GTGACCGAGCACCATTCGCAACAGCCCTCCACTAAACCCTTTCGGAAGGTCCTCGCCGGCTGCCTGGCCAGCGCCGCCCTGGCCGCCGGGGCGGGGTTGACCCTCAGCGCCCCCGCAGCCTACGCGGAGCCAAGCAACTACAGGTTCGATTTCGGCAGCGGGCCGGTAGAGGACGGCTATATCGGCGTCAGCGCCACCGACGCCTACAGCCCCGAGACCCGCTACGGCTTCAACACCCCCGGGCACATGGTGAACGTACCCGCGAAAGGCACCGGGGCCGGCAGTGATGCCGTCCGCTTCCTTGAGTTCGGCACCAAGAGCGCGAACACGTTCAACGTGGACCTCAAGGAGGGCCTGTACAAGGTATCGGTGACGCTGGGTGACACCTCCCGGGCCAGCATCGCCGCCGAGGGCGTGTTCCAGGAAATGAATCTCACCGGCAACGGAGCCACGGCGTCCTTCGAGATTCCCGTGACGGACGGCCAGTTGAACCTGCTGGTTACCGAAGGCAAGGTTGGCACCGCCTTTACGCTGAGCGCACTGGAAATCGAGAAAGTGTCGCGGCACCCGGCGATGGATCCCACCATTTGGGTGGGCGGCGACTCCACGGTGGCCAGCTACTACCCCCTGGAGACAAGTGTCCAGGGCGGCTGGGGCCAGATGCTGCCGCAGTTTGTGGACCCGGAAGCGTTTGACGTCCGGAACATGGCCACCGGCGGACAGATCGCCCGCGGCTTCCGCAACGACGGCCAGCTTGAGGCAATCCTGCAGTACATCAAGCCCGGCGACCTGTTCCTGCTGGAGATGGGCATCAACGATACGGCCGCCAAGAACGCCACCACCGAGGCCGAGTTCAAGGAGATCATGCGGGACATGGTCCGGCAGGTTGCGGCTACCGGCGCCACTCCCGTTCTGGTCACGCCCCAGGGCCGTGCCACCGATTTCGTTGACGGTGTCCATTCTTCAGTGGACCGCTGGTACCGCCACTCCACAGTGGCCTTGGCAGAGGAAGAGGGCGTGCACCTGGTGGACCTGAACGTCCTGGCCTCGCAGTACTTCACCGGGATCGGCCCCGAGGCAACGCTGGCACTGTTCATGACCGGCGACACGCTGCACCCCAACCGCACCGGTGCCACCGAAGTGGCGCGCCTCGTCGCCGAGGACCTGGCCCGCCAGGGCCTCTAA
- a CDS encoding ZIP family metal transporter, with product MPVWMQALLWGTAAGAALVLGAALSWRWNLPPKLVSSIMSFGAGVLISALAFELVDEAVQGGGLWPTVVGFLAGAVVYVGANMMLARAGAKHRKRSGDQQPSESEDPGSGTAIAVGALLDGVPESVVLGVGMLAGGAVSPAMMAAVFISNVPEGLSGTAGMKKAGRSAGYVFGMWGGIALLCGVSSLIGYAALENAPGEVVALITAVAAGGILAMLADTMIPEAFEQHHNLTGLTASVGFLTAFTVHHIGG from the coding sequence GTGCCGGTATGGATGCAGGCGCTGCTATGGGGAACTGCTGCCGGTGCGGCACTGGTCCTGGGAGCCGCGTTGTCCTGGCGGTGGAACCTGCCGCCCAAGCTGGTGTCCTCCATCATGTCCTTCGGGGCCGGCGTACTGATTTCTGCCCTGGCCTTCGAGCTGGTGGACGAGGCTGTGCAGGGCGGTGGCCTGTGGCCCACCGTGGTGGGGTTCCTGGCAGGGGCCGTGGTGTACGTGGGCGCCAACATGATGCTGGCGCGTGCCGGGGCCAAGCACCGCAAGCGCTCCGGGGACCAGCAGCCCTCCGAATCCGAGGACCCCGGCAGCGGCACGGCCATCGCTGTGGGCGCATTGCTGGACGGCGTCCCGGAGTCAGTGGTGCTTGGTGTGGGCATGCTGGCCGGGGGAGCGGTGAGCCCTGCCATGATGGCGGCGGTGTTTATCTCCAACGTTCCCGAGGGGCTTTCCGGGACGGCAGGCATGAAGAAGGCCGGCAGGAGCGCCGGATATGTCTTCGGTATGTGGGGCGGGATCGCGCTGCTGTGTGGTGTGTCCTCGCTGATTGGCTATGCAGCACTGGAGAACGCACCCGGCGAAGTTGTTGCGCTCATTACCGCCGTGGCCGCAGGAGGAATCCTGGCGATGCTCGCGGACACCATGATCCCCGAGGCCTTCGAGCAGCACCACAACCTCACCGGACTCACGGCCTCGGTTGGGTTCCTGACCGCCTTCACCGTCCATCACATCGGAGGATGA
- a CDS encoding glycoside hydrolase family 15 protein, producing the protein MSLDHLDPAPLQCERPAEAAAQPGPTPIADYGLLGDTRTAALVSVAGSVDWLCAPAFDGEPLFGALLGGPEAGSFLAGPAHPAAVVSRSYRRNTATLETVWATGNGRLTLTEAMIAEVAGQLLPTTILVRRLAAEGSPVRVALLFDPRLGEQHRHPRVRRGRDVVCEWGQLAASLATSPRLDVVPGRLLTFDITPEEPLTLVFSLAYGEPLIHVDPGTAWDLVGRDESCWRTWAEEIDPAIPFHSEVVRSLLTLRLLTYSPSGAPVAAPTTSLPEDPGGIRNWDYRYAWPRDASIGVGAFLRAGKTREAEDFLGWLLHASRLQRPHLPALLTLTGGRVPKERNLSRWPGYAHSSPVRTGNLAAAQHQLDGYGWVLDAAWAFVERGRRLNSETWCAMRGFADLVAATWEAPDAGIWEVRGDAAQHVHSKVMAWLAMDRALRIAATHHVSQRRRLRWETTRSRIAAQVRERGYNPARNSYMRTYGSDDLDAALLVLPLTGLEEPGSPRLAGTVEAIRRELSAEFPLLYRYPPGQDGLPGTEGAFLPCSFWLVQALANTGQHKDAVALFEAVLEKGSPLGLFSEEMDPASGRFLGNFPQALIHSALVQAALALRDTAPDPQPPTDDAQTEKEQ; encoded by the coding sequence ATGAGCCTGGACCACCTGGATCCTGCCCCGCTGCAATGCGAGCGTCCCGCGGAGGCCGCGGCCCAGCCAGGGCCCACACCCATCGCGGACTATGGGCTCCTGGGCGACACGCGGACGGCCGCGCTTGTCTCCGTTGCCGGATCGGTGGACTGGCTGTGCGCTCCCGCGTTCGACGGCGAGCCTCTCTTTGGTGCCTTGCTGGGCGGACCGGAGGCGGGCAGCTTCCTCGCGGGTCCTGCTCATCCTGCGGCAGTGGTCTCGCGCAGCTACCGCCGCAACACGGCCACGCTGGAAACGGTGTGGGCCACGGGCAACGGGCGGCTAACGCTCACTGAGGCCATGATCGCGGAAGTGGCCGGCCAGTTGTTGCCCACCACTATTCTGGTCCGGCGCCTGGCCGCGGAAGGAAGTCCTGTACGGGTGGCCCTGCTTTTTGACCCGCGGCTGGGCGAACAGCACCGACACCCGCGCGTCCGCCGGGGGCGGGACGTCGTCTGCGAGTGGGGTCAGCTGGCGGCTTCCCTCGCCACGAGCCCCCGCCTCGATGTTGTGCCGGGGCGGCTCCTGACGTTCGACATCACGCCGGAAGAACCGCTGACCCTCGTCTTTTCATTGGCCTACGGTGAGCCGCTGATCCACGTTGACCCAGGCACCGCGTGGGACCTCGTGGGCCGGGATGAATCATGCTGGCGGACGTGGGCGGAGGAGATTGACCCAGCCATCCCCTTCCACTCCGAGGTGGTGCGCAGCCTGCTCACGCTCCGGCTGCTCACCTACTCCCCCTCCGGCGCCCCGGTGGCGGCTCCCACCACCTCGCTGCCCGAGGACCCTGGCGGCATCCGCAACTGGGACTACAGGTACGCCTGGCCCCGCGACGCAAGCATCGGCGTCGGCGCCTTCCTGCGGGCGGGCAAAACGCGCGAGGCCGAGGACTTCCTCGGCTGGCTCCTGCACGCGAGCCGGCTGCAGCGGCCGCATCTGCCTGCGCTCCTGACGTTGACCGGAGGACGTGTCCCGAAAGAGCGGAACCTGTCCCGCTGGCCGGGCTACGCCCATAGCAGCCCGGTGCGGACCGGAAATCTGGCGGCCGCCCAGCACCAGCTCGACGGTTACGGCTGGGTGCTGGACGCCGCCTGGGCCTTTGTGGAGAGGGGGCGCAGGCTGAATTCGGAGACGTGGTGCGCGATGCGCGGCTTCGCGGACCTGGTTGCCGCCACCTGGGAGGCGCCCGACGCCGGAATCTGGGAAGTCCGCGGCGACGCCGCCCAGCACGTCCACTCCAAAGTCATGGCGTGGCTCGCAATGGACCGCGCGCTCCGCATCGCGGCGACGCACCATGTCAGCCAGCGGCGGCGGCTCCGCTGGGAAACCACACGCAGTCGTATTGCCGCGCAGGTGCGGGAGCGGGGCTACAACCCCGCCAGGAACTCTTACATGCGCACGTACGGTTCTGACGACCTGGACGCTGCCCTGCTGGTGCTGCCGCTCACGGGCCTGGAAGAACCAGGTTCGCCCCGCCTGGCGGGAACAGTCGAGGCCATTCGCAGGGAACTGTCCGCCGAATTCCCGCTGCTCTACCGCTATCCGCCCGGACAGGACGGCCTTCCCGGAACGGAGGGGGCGTTCCTGCCCTGCTCGTTCTGGCTGGTCCAAGCACTGGCGAACACCGGTCAGCACAAAGACGCCGTTGCGCTGTTCGAGGCCGTGCTCGAAAAGGGTTCCCCGCTGGGGCTTTTCAGTGAGGAGATGGACCCGGCGTCCGGCAGGTTCCTGGGCAACTTTCCGCAGGCGCTCATCCACTCTGCCCTGGTCCAGGCCGCGCTTGCCCTCCGGGACACTGCGCCCGATCCCCAGCCTCCAACCGATGACGCACAGACAGAAAAGGAGCAGTGA
- a CDS encoding isoprenylcysteine carboxylmethyltransferase family protein encodes MRQSAARARDWIGTVVFLFLAPGIVAGFIPWLISGWRPHDWGGADWVVPVAWIAIVLGVAFLLHAFALFALHRGTPAPVAPTETLVVTGAYRHVRNPMYLAVLAIILGQALLFGSWWLVLYAAIALTAVVTFVLGYEEPTLTETYGEQYLDYKRNVPGWWPRPTPWRR; translated from the coding sequence ATGAGGCAGTCTGCCGCCCGCGCAAGGGACTGGATCGGCACCGTCGTGTTCCTGTTCCTTGCGCCCGGCATCGTGGCGGGCTTCATCCCATGGCTCATTTCCGGCTGGCGGCCGCATGACTGGGGAGGCGCCGACTGGGTGGTGCCGGTTGCCTGGATCGCAATAGTCCTCGGAGTGGCTTTCCTCCTGCATGCCTTCGCGCTGTTTGCCCTGCACCGAGGGACGCCCGCGCCGGTCGCTCCAACTGAGACACTCGTGGTGACGGGCGCCTACCGGCATGTGCGAAACCCGATGTACCTCGCGGTGCTCGCCATCATCCTCGGCCAGGCGCTGCTGTTCGGCAGCTGGTGGCTGGTGCTCTACGCAGCGATTGCCCTCACTGCAGTGGTCACGTTTGTGCTGGGCTACGAGGAGCCCACCCTCACTGAGACATACGGCGAGCAGTACCTTGACTACAAGCGCAACGTGCCGGGATGGTGGCCGCGGCCCACGCCGTGGCGGAGGTGA
- a CDS encoding DUF2231 domain-containing protein, translated as MENLTAHQRSKHPKSPLAGPYGHPLHPTLVTIPIGAWTASVVFDVVALFGSDDKPFLIGGQAKGSCRRMPDAAGK; from the coding sequence ATGGAAAACCTCACAGCCCACCAGCGGTCAAAGCACCCTAAAAGCCCCCTGGCCGGACCCTATGGGCACCCGCTCCACCCCACACTGGTGACCATCCCCATCGGCGCCTGGACTGCGAGTGTCGTGTTCGACGTCGTGGCGCTGTTCGGAAGCGACGACAAGCCCTTCCTCATCGGGGGCCAGGCGAAGGGTTCGTGTAGACGCATGCCCGACGCCGCCGGAAAATGA
- a CDS encoding MFS transporter has protein sequence MPRLLSPRLSFAGLAAVFAAFFFAAGAPTPLLSLRQQEWGFSAGTLTIAFSIYALGLLAALLVGGSLSDHIGRRPVMLAALYGELASMLLFLFAPSITWLILARALQGLATGLATSAFNAAIVEHAPAHLKKFAGALAGASVAGGLGLGALLAGVAVQFNPDANTLIFAALSGVMVVAIVFVGRTGETTAKRPGALRSLTPRLELPADIRGEFYAGIPVHIAGWMFPALFLGLSPAVLRLHFAVEGGLAAGFTSFLGPFAAAVSSFVFARHPARRSTLLGVILILAGIVLVLLGINETWLPAVWVGAVLGGIGFGGSFGGQLRLMAPHIQPHQRAGVFSGIYAAAYLAFSVPLIIAGQLVPLLGLVPTLQSYAAAIMAFAALGIVIQAVLMRRDVASKPVPAGSAA, from the coding sequence TTGCCCCGTTTGCTCTCACCCCGTTTATCATTCGCGGGACTGGCCGCAGTTTTTGCTGCGTTCTTTTTCGCGGCCGGTGCCCCCACACCGCTCCTCTCACTCCGCCAGCAGGAATGGGGATTCTCTGCGGGAACCCTGACCATCGCCTTCTCGATTTATGCGTTAGGGCTGCTGGCCGCACTCCTGGTGGGCGGCTCACTGTCGGACCACATCGGCCGTCGGCCGGTGATGCTCGCCGCCCTGTACGGCGAACTGGCGTCCATGCTGCTGTTCCTGTTTGCCCCAAGTATCACCTGGCTGATCCTGGCCCGAGCCCTTCAGGGCCTGGCCACCGGGCTGGCCACCAGCGCCTTCAACGCAGCCATCGTTGAGCATGCACCCGCCCACCTGAAGAAATTCGCAGGCGCCCTGGCGGGAGCGTCCGTGGCTGGCGGCCTGGGCCTCGGCGCACTCCTGGCCGGAGTGGCCGTTCAGTTCAACCCGGACGCCAACACACTCATTTTCGCGGCCCTCAGCGGAGTCATGGTGGTCGCCATTGTCTTTGTAGGCCGAACCGGTGAAACAACTGCAAAACGGCCGGGCGCACTCCGGTCACTCACCCCGCGCCTTGAACTCCCCGCCGATATCCGGGGCGAGTTCTATGCCGGCATTCCGGTGCACATCGCCGGTTGGATGTTCCCGGCCCTCTTCCTGGGGCTTTCCCCCGCGGTGCTCCGGCTCCACTTCGCCGTGGAGGGCGGCCTGGCAGCTGGTTTCACCTCATTCCTCGGCCCGTTCGCGGCAGCAGTTTCAAGTTTTGTGTTCGCCCGGCACCCTGCACGGCGCAGCACCCTCCTGGGCGTGATCCTCATCCTCGCCGGAATAGTCCTGGTCCTTCTCGGCATCAACGAAACCTGGCTGCCCGCCGTCTGGGTTGGTGCGGTGCTGGGCGGTATCGGCTTTGGCGGCTCGTTCGGCGGCCAGCTTCGGCTGATGGCCCCGCACATCCAGCCGCACCAGCGCGCCGGTGTCTTCTCCGGTATCTATGCGGCCGCGTACCTTGCGTTCAGTGTCCCGTTGATCATCGCCGGCCAGCTCGTACCACTCCTCGGACTGGTTCCCACCCTGCAGTCCTATGCCGCTGCCATCATGGCCTTCGCCGCACTGGGTATCGTTATTCAGGCAGTACTGATGCGGCGGGATGTGGCGTCCAAACCAGTCCCCGCCGGTTCCGCAGCCTGA
- a CDS encoding aldo/keto reductase: protein MDKENGQLRDRLGRLGFGGTGVGNLYRAISDEQASSTLEAAWDAGIRYFDTAPHYGLGLSERRMGEALAKKPREEFVLSTKVGRVLVPSPATEDARDPEGFDVPAALRREWDPSEAGVRRSIEDSLVRLGLDYIDIAYLHDPDVYSMEDAVKSALPALEKVRAEGLVRAIGVGTNTAGAALECVEAADLDFLMLAGRFTMLEQPGSDGRPGEGLLDRCLEVGTGVVSVGVYNSGILAKPELPSDAHYNYSQASEEVLERARQLARICNDHGVELPTAAIQFPIRHPAVVNVTVGASKPQQISQSAERMSTPVPAELWQDLQGRGLIPA, encoded by the coding sequence GTGGACAAGGAGAACGGGCAGTTGCGGGACCGGCTTGGCCGCCTTGGCTTCGGAGGTACAGGGGTGGGCAACCTGTACCGCGCTATCTCCGATGAGCAGGCTTCATCGACCTTGGAGGCGGCCTGGGATGCCGGGATCCGCTACTTCGATACAGCACCGCATTACGGGCTGGGCCTGTCCGAGCGGCGAATGGGCGAGGCCCTGGCGAAGAAACCCCGCGAGGAATTCGTCCTCTCCACCAAGGTGGGCAGGGTTCTGGTGCCGTCGCCTGCAACCGAAGATGCACGGGATCCGGAAGGTTTTGATGTGCCTGCTGCTTTGAGGCGCGAGTGGGATCCCTCAGAGGCCGGGGTGAGGCGCAGCATCGAAGATTCGCTGGTACGGCTGGGCCTGGACTACATAGACATCGCCTACCTGCATGATCCCGACGTGTACAGCATGGAAGACGCCGTGAAGTCGGCGCTGCCTGCTCTGGAGAAAGTCCGGGCCGAGGGTCTTGTCCGCGCCATCGGCGTCGGCACCAACACTGCCGGCGCAGCCCTCGAATGCGTGGAAGCGGCAGACCTGGATTTCCTTATGCTGGCCGGCAGGTTCACCATGCTGGAGCAGCCCGGCTCGGACGGCCGTCCAGGCGAGGGGCTGCTGGACCGCTGCCTGGAGGTGGGTACCGGGGTGGTCAGCGTCGGCGTCTACAACTCCGGCATCCTCGCCAAGCCCGAGCTGCCTTCCGATGCGCACTACAACTACTCCCAGGCCAGCGAAGAGGTCCTGGAACGAGCCAGGCAGCTGGCCCGAATCTGCAACGACCACGGCGTGGAACTTCCCACCGCGGCCATCCAGTTCCCCATCCGCCACCCCGCCGTCGTCAACGTGACCGTCGGAGCCAGCAAACCGCAACAGATCAGCCAAAGCGCGGAACGCATGTCCACTCCAGTCCCTGCAGAGTTGTGGCAGGACCTTCAGGGGCGCGGCCTGATCCCGGCCTGA